Proteins from a genomic interval of Papaver somniferum cultivar HN1 chromosome 4, ASM357369v1, whole genome shotgun sequence:
- the LOC113272585 gene encoding F-box/kelch-repeat protein At1g57790-like yields the protein MHNNDKYLMKVSDQLLVGTTIRFSKDGWLLLSIGKRTVFCYNPFTKATIRLPDVPDGYALGGMSFSSVPTSGDCVVIVISNWFPYFSSNDFYFLVTEPGKRATDWNIYQFRYKSHYINDFMPCINNPVFHNGVFYCLDYNGMLGVFDVKKGDRGWEVLSKSLKQFSNFYPSYLVECDEKLLLVNVGQSGKSVDIYRLDDSEMVWVKLNSLGKHALFISYTSSFSVVAPRSCMENKIYFPRLHGESILYYSLDTCRYHCVGSNQHSSQDFHNTKERLSCTWIQPNWSQA from the coding sequence ATGCATAATAATGACAAGTATCTTATGAAAGTTTCTGATCAATTGCTTGTAGGTACTACAATCCGGTTTTCGAAAGATGGATGGCTTTTGTTGTCTATTGGTAAAAGAACTGTATTCTGCTACAATCCCTTCACAAAAGCAACGATTCGTCTTCCAGATGTGCCTGATGGTTATGCACTTGGTGGAATGTCATTCTCGTCTGTACCAACTTCTGGCGATTGTGTGGTAATTGTCATCTCCAATTGGTTCCCTTATTTCAGTTCTAATGATTTTTATTTCTTGGTCACTGAGCCGGGAAAGAGAGCAACTGATTGGAATATTTACCAATTCCGTTATAAAAGCCACTATATAAACGACTTTATGCCGTGTATTAACAACCCAGTTTTCCATAATGGGGTTTTCTACTGCTTAGATTATAACGGAATGTTGGGAGTTTTTGATGTAAAAAAAGGTGACCGAGGCTGGGAAGTACTTTCGAAATCCTTGAAACAATTCAGTAATTTTTATCCTAGTTATTTGGTGGAGTGTGATGAGAAACTTTTACTAGTGAATGTAGGACAGAGTGGAAAATCAGTAGATATTTATAGATTGGATGATTCGGAGATGGTCTGGGTTAAACTGAACAGTTTGGGAAAGCACGCATTGTTCATCAGCTACACGTCCAGTTTCTCAGTAGTCGCTCCACGGAGTTGCATGGAGAACAAAATCTACTTCCCGAGATTACATGGGGAAAGCATTTTATATTATTCTCTTGATACGTGTAGGTATCATTGTGTTGGGAGTAATCAACATTCTTCGCAAGATTTTCATAATACAAAGGAACGTTTAAGCTGCACTTGGATTCAACCAAATTGGTCTCAGGCATGA
- the LOC113275643 gene encoding uncharacterized protein LOC113275643: MEKQLASGAVPAERSERQRPPIPKAAPWLVFPHGKGRKFQSFYNPCEPNNRNCIKSIPQMRGKAYYHKTSHQGWLIVIGNVEDKAEYSVANSNLDDCFLWNPVSSETIQLPKLDRRSFPTKSESKKHFLYDLVLSSPPLQSTSSFTGNPNHADECTVFLLFRGIDHLGDVCDFEHILVFCHPGEEQWKTKDLYANGDSSGFLESLLCSNGKLFAFGVENWVKEIQIKKLWHNVVIDNHTEYIRTYKVQDANFTLIGGGEKFDFGTAQWVESGNEIFEVHLNCSLRGFRKVASTYIFKLDFSSMAWVLLKTLDDHVLFLCINMDTLDSRKCYSASTSCCSATDMGLEKGCLFYTLPEDQTLYAFEVEDSATTVIMPCLKLPTPWFLPTWIMMPTTENRHTAGIRPRITDFLVSQDTTKTSIEVYVDNMSRLKNSGGELETAKRWDFLNDYGSTEAIAKYLHPVDYIHFRLA; encoded by the exons ATGGAGAAGCAATTAGCATCAGGAGCAGTTCCAGCTGAGAGGAGTGAAAGACAGCGCCCACCGATTCCAAAGGCAGCACCTTGGCTTGTTTTCCCTCATGGAAAAGGTAGGAAATTTCAGAGTTTTTATAATCCATGCGAACCCAATAATAgaaattgtattaagtctataCCACAGATGCGTGGAAAAGCATATTATCATAAAACTTCCCATCAAGGATGGCTAATTGTTATTGGTAATGTTGAAGATAAGGCCGAGTATTCTGTGGCTAACTCTAATTTGGATGATTGTTTCTTGTGGAACCCTGTGTCATCCGAAACTATCCAATTACCTAAGCTCGATCGTCGGTCTTTTCCTACAAAATCAGAATCAAAAAAACATTTTCTATATGATTTAGTGTTATCCTCACCACCTCTTCAAAGTACTAGTAGTTTTACAGGTAATCCCAACCACGCTGATGAATGCACTGTGTTCCTCCTTTTTAGAGGTATAGATCATTTAGGTGATGTTTGTGACTTTGAGCACATTCTAGTTTTTTGTCACCCCGGAGAAGAACAATGGAAAACAAAGGATTTGTATGCAAATGGTGATTCGTCAGGATTCCTTGAGTCACTACTTTGCTCTAATGGTAAGTTATTTGCTTTCGGTGTTGAAAATTGGGTCAAAGAGATTCAAATAAAAAAACTATGGCATAATGTTGTTATTGATAATCATACCGAATACATTAGGACATACAAGGTACAGGATGCCAATTTCACACTTATAGGAGGAGGTGAAAAATTCGATTTTGGCACGGCTCAGTGGGTTGAATCTGGTAATGAAATCTTCGAAGTTCATTTAAATTGCAGCTTAAGAGGTTTTAGAAAAGTTGCGTCGACGTATATCTTCAAGTTAGATTTCTCATCAATGGCTTGGGTTTTGTTAAAGACTTTGGATGATCATGTTCTGTTCTTGTGCATAAACATGGACACATTAGACTCTAGAAAGTGTTATTCAGCTTCCACATCATGTTGCTCAGCCACTGACATGGGTCTTGAAAAGGGGTGCTTGTTTTATACACTACCCGAAGATCAAACCTTGTACGCATTTGAAGTAGAAGACAGTGCTACTACAGTAATCATGCCGTGCTTAAAGCTTCCAACTCCATGGTTTCTGCCCACTTGGATCATGATGCCTACAACAGAAAACAG GCACACTGCTGGAATAAGGCCAAGGATAACAGATTTTCTAGTAAGCCAAGATACAACTAAAACCAGTATAGAAGTGTATGTGGATAACATGAGCAGGTTAAAGAATAGTGGAGGAGAATTAGAAACAGCAAAACGATGGGATTTTCTTAATGATTATGGCAGTACAGAGGCGATAGCAAAATATCTCCACCCAGTGGATTACATTCATTTTCGATTAGCCTGA